In Lemur catta isolate mLemCat1 chromosome 1, mLemCat1.pri, whole genome shotgun sequence, one DNA window encodes the following:
- the PCLAF gene encoding PCNA-associated factor isoform X2: MVRTKADSVPGTYRKVVASRAPRKVLGSSTSATNSASISSRKEHVLCNLIAQMTKKNRTFLFVFE, translated from the exons ATGGTGCGGACTAAAGCAGACAGCGTCCCAGGCACCTACAGAAAAG TGGTGGCTTCTCGAGCCCCCAGGAAGGTGCTTGgttcctccacctctgccactaaTTCTGCGTCGATTTCATCGAGGAAAG AGCATGTCCTTTGCAACCTGATCGCACAGATGACGAAAAAGAATAGAACTTTCTTATTCGTCTTTGAATAA
- the PCLAF gene encoding PCNA-associated factor isoform X1 produces the protein MVRTKADSVPGTYRKVVASRAPRKVLGSSTSATNSASISSRKAENKYAGGNPVCVRPTPKWQKGIGEFFRLSSKDSAKENRIPEEAGSSGLGKAKRKACPLQPDRTDDEKE, from the exons ATGGTGCGGACTAAAGCAGACAGCGTCCCAGGCACCTACAGAAAAG TGGTGGCTTCTCGAGCCCCCAGGAAGGTGCTTGgttcctccacctctgccactaaTTCTGCGTCGATTTCATCGAGGAAAG CTGAAAACAAGTATGCAGGAGGGAATCCAGTTTGTGTGCGCCCAACTCCCAAGTGGCAAAAAGGAATTGGAGAATTCTTCAGGCTGTCTTCTAAAGATTCTGCGAAAGAGAATCGCATTCCCGAAGAGGCAGGAAGCAGTGGTTtaggaaaagcaaagagaaa AGCATGTCCTTTGCAACCTGATCGCACAGATGACGAAAAAGAATAG